From the genome of Virgibacillus siamensis, one region includes:
- a CDS encoding helix-turn-helix domain-containing protein, translated as MDGKRLGRRIRAFRKLKGHTQVSLANALEIPIITLGNVERGKQQANDEMLDAIAEKLNISKHELILSDEQKEH; from the coding sequence ATGGACGGAAAACGACTTGGCAGACGAATAAGAGCCTTCAGAAAGTTAAAAGGACATACACAGGTCAGCCTGGCTAATGCGCTGGAGATTCCGATTATTACATTGGGCAACGTTGAACGCGGCAAACAGCAAGCGAATGATGAAATGCTGGATGCAATTGCGGAAAAGCTGAATATATCGAAACATGAATTGATTTTGAGTGATGAACAGAAGGAACACTAA